A single Nomascus leucogenys isolate Asia chromosome 14, Asia_NLE_v1, whole genome shotgun sequence DNA region contains:
- the LOC115838312 gene encoding 28S ribosomal protein S23, mitochondrial-like: MLFAFSRKFYSVYGSGQRAFDLFNPNFKSACQRFVEKYTELQKLGETDEEKLFVETGKALLAEGVILRRVGEARTQHEGSHVSRKSEHLSVRPQTALEENETQKEVPQDQHLEARADQLKSLSPP, encoded by the exons AtgttgtttgcattttctaggaAGTTTTATTCAGTGTATGGGTCTGGTCAAAGAGCTTTTGATCTATTCAATCCAAACTTCAAGTCTGCCTGTCAACG GTTTGTGGAGAAGTACACTGAGCTACAGAAACTTGGAGAAACAGATGAAGAGAAGTTATTTGTGGAAACAGGGAAGGCTTTATTGGCAGAAGGTGTCATTTTAAGACGAGTAGGCGAAGCAAGGAct CAACACGAAGGTAGTCACGTTTCCCGGAAATCCGAACACTTGAGTGTCAGACCACAGACTGCGTTGGAAGAAAACGAGactcagaaagaagttccacaggaCCAGCATTTGGAGGCACGTGCAGACCAGTTGAAAAGTCTCTCACCTCCCTGA